The following proteins are co-located in the Betta splendens chromosome 9, fBetSpl5.4, whole genome shotgun sequence genome:
- the elovl7a gene encoding elongation of very long chain fatty acids protein 7a — protein sequence MELSSIKTSAALLYDEFFQNADTRTEKWFLMPSPVPQTLIIIAYIYFVTSLGPRIMENRKAFDLKGVLVVYNFGVVALSLYMCYEFVMSGWGTGYTFHCDLVDYSDSPQGMRMAATCWLYYFSKFIEMLDTIFFVLRKKNSQVTFLHVYHHSIMPFTWWFGVRFSPGGQGTFHALLNCIVHVFMYTYYGLTAMGPKYQKYLWWKKYLTTIQLIQFVLVTSHISQYFFMKDCPYQFPIFIYIIALYGLIFLFLFLNFWYHAYTKGKRLPKVLQARTWAHHTNGVMNGNAGHDKDE from the exons GCGGACAGAGAAGTGGTTCCTCATGCCTTCTCCTGTCCCCCAAACCCTCATCATCATCGCGTACATTTACTTTGTCACGTCGCTGGGGCCTCGGATAATGGAGAACCGCAAGGCCTTTGACCTCAAAGGAGTCCTTGTCGTCTACAACTTCGGTGTGGTGGCACTGTCTCTCTACATGTGCTACGAG TTTGTGATGTCGGGATGGGGAACGGGATACACCTTTCACTGTGATCTGGTGGATTACTCCGACTCGCCTCAGGGTATGAGG ATGGCAGCAACGTGCTGGCTTTACTACTTCTCAAAGTTCATTGAGATGCTGGACACA ATTTTCTTTGTGCTGAGGAAAAAGAACAGCCAGGTGACGTTCCTTCACGTCTATCATCACTCCATCATGCCCTTCACCTGGTGGTTTGGTGTTCGGTTTTCTCCAG GTGGTCAGGGGACATTCCACGCCCTGCTTAACTGTATCGTCCATGTTTTCATGTACACGTACTACGGTCTGACTGCCATGGGACCCAAGTACCAGAAGTATTTGTGGTGGAAAAAATACCTCACTACAATTCAGCTG atccagtttgttttggttACCAGCCACATCTCTCAGTATTTCTTCATGAAGGACTGCCCATACCAGTTCCCCATCTTTATCTACATCATTGCGCTTTACGGCTTGATTTTCTTGTTCCTGTTCCTCAACTTCTGGTACCATGCCTACACCAAAGGCAAGAGGCTTCCCAAAGTGCTGCAGGCTCGTACGTGGGCGCACCACACCAACGGCGTCATGAATGGAAACGCGGGTCATGACAAAGACGAGTGA